From Mytilus galloprovincialis chromosome 9, xbMytGall1.hap1.1, whole genome shotgun sequence, the proteins below share one genomic window:
- the LOC143046722 gene encoding perlucin-like protein: MVAFTVLLVLALMVVQVCCLPCLSDKSKKIFEKTKKTLDGLEKELEKKEWKTYKDHCYYFGGDPETWFTAEKKCRQIGGYLVKIDDSSENVWLKTQFSKNAHYWIGLTDLREGEFRWSYDQEKAKFTSWNSKEPNNYGGNEDCAGHYNNVDTWFDSSCLTSLNWICERNFCN, encoded by the exons ATGGTTGCATTTACTGTGTTGTTAGTGCTTGCCTTAATGGTAGTTCAAGTTTGTTGTTTGCCATGTCTGTCAGACAAATCTAAGAAGATATTTGAGAAAACCAAAAAGACATTGGATGGTTTAGAGAAGGAACTAGAGA AGAAAGAATGGAAAACGTACAAAGATCATTGTTATTATTTTGGAGGAGATCCCGAAACTTGGTTTACTGCAGAG AAAAAATGTCGTCAAATAGGTGGATATCTGGTCAAAATTGACGACTCTTCAGAAAATGTATGGTTGAAAACACAGTTTAGTAAGA ATGCCCACTACTGGATTGGTCTTACTGATCTTCGCGAAGGAGAGTTTAGGTGGTCTTATGATCAAGAAAAGGCAAAATTTACATCATGGAATAGCAAGGAACCTAACAACTATGGTGGTAATGAAGATTGTGCAGGGCATTATAACAACGTAGATACTTGGTTTGACTCATCTTGTCTTACCTCATTGAACTGGATATGTGAAAGAAACTTCT